Proteins from one Desulfonema limicola genomic window:
- a CDS encoding cache domain-containing protein: MEKKLIIFLMLAAILLTTVYPVLAETQKITPQMAADHVKKAVRLIEEKGPDIAFPILSDPDGEYVDGELYVFTYNMEGTIIQHLRPALVGKNMMNIKDKDGKCLACEFLRIAKEQGQGWSQYWWPKPGSGELSIKVSYIMKVPSHAMFVGVGIYDMTIDQIKASIKVKD, encoded by the coding sequence CTGATGCTTGCTGCAATATTATTAACCACAGTATATCCTGTTTTAGCAGAAACTCAGAAAATTACACCTCAAATGGCAGCAGATCATGTTAAAAAGGCGGTCAGGTTAATTGAAGAAAAGGGGCCGGATATTGCTTTTCCGATCCTGAGTGATCCTGATGGTGAATATGTTGATGGAGAGCTTTATGTATTTACGTATAATATGGAAGGAACCATTATACAGCATCTGAGGCCTGCTCTTGTGGGAAAAAACATGATGAACATCAAGGATAAAGACGGAAAATGTCTTGCCTGCGAATTTCTTAGAATAGCCAAAGAACAGGGCCAGGGTTGGTCTCAATACTGGTGGCCCAAGCCAGGCAGCGGGGAGCTTTCAATAAAAGTCAGTTATATTATGAAGGTTCCAAGTCATGCAATGTTTGTCGGTGTTGGTATTTATGATATGACCATAGATCAGATAAAAGCGTCTATAAAAGTAAAAGATTAA
- a CDS encoding methyl-accepting chemotaxis protein → MNGIDRKKSKYGIGIIIAVLPVLGLAAILLMKLVGMYVDSKADHAFLMGEYGSEIAWQLTEQRLLENSYLNNPQNEILNTISEQAKKMNSLFQEANALEVSQDIHALIERNASQLASHQLIFDKAGELVRQLAENRLKLQSYFNKSDQYLKTAINNIIDEETRLTIIQGLNLPDKKIALRNGFQEVLNFNASAMLNINELLTFGDQEVFETNRTRLRKNMNISLNNTSGVVISVNESRYSELWEKIVNEYKDVISIQDEVYEQWKILKDLGRELDKSNAELKLTIQSTVNGVKQYLKQIQQTGTRITATTIIIAIIMLAVFSLLIIRYITNLLKEVVIGLNQGALQITDSSSKVLNTSQQLSEGALDQSAAIEQTSSILEQISSMTKQNADNANHADRLMKEADAVIKDADAAMKELTVSMEKISAASENTSKIVKTIDEIAFQTNLLALNAAVEAARAGESGAGFAVVADEVRNLAMRAAGAARNTSELIEETVALIKSGSEHVFTSGQGFVKTIESTSRVGNLLAEIAGASREQADGIEQVNRSVSNMDKLVQQLAEHSRESRSESGELNTQAEKMKKMVDNMVALVGGNLKISS, encoded by the coding sequence ATGAATGGAATTGATAGGAAGAAAAGCAAATATGGTATTGGCATAATCATAGCTGTTCTCCCTGTACTGGGGCTTGCAGCCATATTATTAATGAAGCTGGTTGGAATGTATGTAGATTCAAAAGCAGATCATGCTTTTTTAATGGGAGAATATGGCAGTGAAATTGCCTGGCAGCTTACAGAACAGAGGCTTCTTGAAAACAGTTATCTTAACAATCCCCAGAATGAAATCTTAAACACTATTTCCGAACAGGCCAAAAAAATGAACTCCTTGTTCCAGGAAGCAAATGCCCTGGAAGTAAGCCAGGATATTCATGCCCTGATTGAGCGTAATGCCAGTCAGCTGGCAAGCCATCAGCTTATCTTTGATAAAGCTGGGGAACTTGTCAGGCAGCTGGCTGAAAATCGTTTAAAACTCCAGTCATATTTTAATAAAAGCGATCAATATCTAAAAACAGCTATTAATAACATTATTGACGAAGAAACCCGATTGACCATTATACAGGGGCTTAATCTTCCTGATAAAAAAATTGCACTGAGAAACGGATTTCAAGAGGTGCTGAATTTTAATGCTTCAGCCATGCTCAATATTAATGAACTGCTGACCTTTGGGGATCAGGAAGTATTTGAAACAAACAGAACACGGCTGAGAAAAAATATGAATATCAGCCTTAACAATACCAGCGGTGTTGTAATTTCAGTGAATGAGAGCAGGTATTCGGAACTCTGGGAAAAAATTGTTAATGAATATAAGGATGTTATTTCTATTCAGGATGAAGTTTATGAACAATGGAAGATATTGAAAGACCTGGGCAGGGAATTAGACAAAAGTAATGCTGAATTAAAACTAACCATCCAGTCAACAGTAAACGGTGTAAAGCAGTATCTAAAACAAATCCAGCAGACTGGAACCCGCATCACTGCCACTACAATTATTATTGCAATAATTATGCTGGCAGTGTTCAGCCTGCTTATTATTCGTTATATTACAAATCTGCTCAAGGAAGTGGTTATTGGTCTTAATCAGGGTGCTTTACAGATAACAGATTCATCTTCCAAGGTTTTAAATACAAGCCAGCAGCTTTCTGAAGGAGCTTTAGACCAGTCAGCAGCCATTGAGCAGACCTCTTCCATACTTGAACAAATTTCATCTATGACAAAACAAAATGCAGACAATGCCAATCATGCTGACAGGCTGATGAAGGAAGCTGATGCAGTGATAAAAGATGCAGATGCAGCCATGAAAGAACTTACTGTTTCAATGGAAAAAATTTCTGCTGCCAGTGAAAATACATCAAAAATTGTTAAAACAATTGATGAAATTGCTTTTCAAACCAATCTGCTGGCTTTAAACGCTGCTGTGGAAGCTGCAAGAGCAGGAGAGAGCGGTGCTGGTTTTGCTGTTGTGGCTGATGAGGTCAGGAATCTGGCAATGAGAGCTGCAGGTGCTGCAAGAAACACATCTGAGTTGATAGAGGAAACAGTAGCCCTGATAAAAAGCGGGTCAGAACATGTGTTTACATCAGGACAGGGTTTTGTAAAAACCATTGAAAGCACCTCCAGAGTTGGAAATCTTCTAGCTGAGATTGCAGGCGCATCCAGAGAACAGGCTGACGGCATTGAACAGGTAAACCGGTCGGTATCAAATATGGATAAATTAGTTCAGCAGCTTGCTGAACACAGCCGGGAATCCAGAAGCGAATCCGGAGAACTGAATACCCAGGCTGAAAAAATGAAAAAAATGGTGGATAACATGGTTGCCCTGGTAGGCGGGAATTTGAAAATAAGCAGTTAA
- a CDS encoding DUF262 domain-containing protein, with the protein MIGIGTTFRSGEPSLLDILEKIHKGEKQLPDFQRGWVWDDNHIRSLIASVSMSYPIGAVMLMETGGEGVRFRPRTVEGVILDTEIEPQMLILDGQQRLTSLYLALHSLNAVPTRTDKGIDIKRYYYLDIEKCLDPDEDRFDAILSISEDRKITSDFGRKVDLDISSQELEFESGLFPLSIIFDPPKYSSWRRGYQRKFRHDDNKLDKFDEFESLIIQRFQQYRVPTIELLRDTPKEAVCQVFEKVNTGGVSLTVFELITATFAADDYNLRDDWRERKNRLYDYGPLKGVDSTDFLTSITLLSSYQRHKNTGSSVSCKRKDVLRLTLDEYKFNCDLLEEGMIKTARLLIREKIFDDKSIPYQTQLIPLSAICTILGDRFEDDAIKNKLLRWYWCGVLGELYGGANETRYALDIQDVLSWIEDSGNEPRTIRDANFNPLRLLSLQTRLSAAYKGLMVQLMKQGGLDFLNGDPIDLTLYFDRAVDIHHIFPKAYCQSQGYSKSHWNSIVNKAPLTARTNRIIGGKAPSIYIESIEKNHKIETERMDEIMKTHLINPAFLRADDFNAFFINRAAYILDLISNAMRKQVTGRDSEEIINAFGASLALS; encoded by the coding sequence ATGATTGGAATAGGTACAACATTTAGATCCGGTGAGCCGTCACTTCTGGATATACTTGAGAAGATTCATAAAGGAGAAAAGCAGTTACCTGATTTTCAGCGTGGATGGGTATGGGATGATAATCATATCCGTTCACTTATAGCAAGTGTTTCCATGTCTTATCCGATTGGCGCTGTTATGCTTATGGAAACTGGCGGTGAAGGTGTTCGTTTTCGTCCCAGAACGGTTGAAGGGGTAATCTTAGATACAGAAATTGAACCTCAGATGCTGATTTTAGACGGCCAGCAGCGTTTGACCTCGCTTTACCTTGCTCTTCACAGTCTCAATGCAGTTCCGACACGAACTGATAAAGGGATAGATATTAAGAGATATTATTATTTAGATATAGAGAAATGTCTTGATCCTGATGAGGACAGATTTGATGCTATTTTATCAATTTCTGAAGACCGGAAAATTACCTCGGATTTTGGAAGAAAAGTGGATTTGGATATCAGTTCTCAGGAGTTAGAGTTTGAATCAGGATTGTTTCCTTTATCTATCATATTTGACCCGCCAAAATATTCATCATGGCGCCGCGGCTATCAGCGGAAATTCAGACATGATGATAATAAGCTTGATAAGTTTGATGAATTTGAATCTCTTATTATTCAAAGATTTCAGCAATACCGGGTTCCGACAATAGAATTATTGCGTGATACGCCCAAAGAAGCTGTATGTCAGGTATTTGAAAAAGTTAATACCGGCGGAGTTTCATTAACTGTATTTGAATTAATAACAGCAACATTCGCTGCTGATGACTACAATCTTCGAGATGACTGGCGAGAAAGAAAAAACCGGCTGTATGATTATGGACCCTTAAAGGGCGTTGATTCAACAGACTTTCTTACTTCAATAACGCTTTTATCAAGTTATCAGCGGCATAAAAACACAGGCAGTTCTGTAAGCTGTAAACGCAAAGATGTACTTCGTCTTACTCTGGATGAATATAAATTTAATTGTGATCTCCTTGAGGAAGGTATGATCAAAACTGCCCGTCTGCTAATCAGAGAAAAAATATTTGATGATAAAAGTATTCCTTATCAAACTCAATTGATACCGCTTTCAGCAATATGTACAATTTTGGGGGATAGATTTGAAGATGATGCAATAAAAAACAAATTATTGCGGTGGTATTGGTGTGGTGTTTTAGGGGAGCTTTATGGCGGTGCAAATGAAACCCGTTATGCACTGGACATACAGGATGTTTTATCATGGATAGAAGATTCAGGAAATGAACCCCGCACAATTCGTGATGCAAATTTCAATCCTCTCAGGCTTCTCAGTCTCCAAACCCGTTTAAGTGCTGCATACAAAGGTTTGATGGTACAATTGATGAAACAGGGCGGACTTGATTTTTTAAATGGAGATCCTATTGACTTAACACTTTATTTTGACAGGGCAGTTGATATTCATCATATTTTCCCTAAAGCCTATTGCCAAAGCCAGGGATATTCAAAATCTCATTGGAACAGTATTGTCAATAAAGCTCCTCTTACTGCCAGAACAAATCGGATAATAGGGGGGAAAGCTCCGAGCATTTATATTGAATCCATTGAAAAAAATCATAAAATTGAAACTGAAAGAATGGATGAGATAATGAAAACTCATTTAATCAATCCTGCTTTTTTACGAGCTGATGATTTTAATGCTTTTTTCATTAATCGTGCAGCTTATATATTGGATTTGATTTCAAATGCTATGAGAAAACAGGTAACAGGCAGAGATTCGGAGGAAATAATTAACGCATTTGGTGCTTCATTAGCGCTCAGTTAA
- a CDS encoding arylamine N-acetyltransferase family protein, translated as MDDKVFNPDDYLKRINHCHVDITEEGLEALHSAQVYTIPFENFDILLGRGISLEQTAIFNKLVKQRRGGYCFELNGLFLMALQYFGFDARPLLARVHVSGTPMGRGHQISLVTIKGKHWIADVGFGSPHLPAPLLLEINHPVTLNNHTFCLVDAGPFGIMLQILKNDVGQNIYSFDLGHVCTGDITYGNHFASTHPDSYFTFSRIAALPVHDGRISLFNLRLKKIIRGREEVQELTEGQAYLDALKIHFGIELNVPYEALPQIQIKNPGHKSLLSRF; from the coding sequence ATGGATGATAAAGTATTCAACCCTGACGACTATCTTAAACGCATTAACCACTGCCATGTGGATATTACAGAGGAAGGACTTGAGGCTCTTCATTCTGCCCAGGTCTATACAATCCCTTTTGAAAATTTTGATATCCTGCTGGGCCGGGGCATATCACTTGAACAGACTGCAATTTTTAACAAACTTGTAAAACAAAGGCGCGGGGGCTATTGCTTTGAACTCAACGGACTGTTTCTTATGGCCCTCCAGTATTTTGGGTTTGATGCCCGGCCTCTCCTGGCAAGGGTTCATGTTTCAGGTACACCTATGGGACGGGGACATCAAATTTCACTTGTAACAATTAAGGGAAAACATTGGATTGCAGATGTGGGTTTTGGCAGCCCGCACCTTCCAGCCCCCCTTTTGTTAGAGATCAATCATCCTGTAACCCTTAACAACCATACCTTTTGTCTTGTTGATGCAGGGCCTTTTGGCATCATGCTGCAAATATTGAAAAATGATGTGGGGCAGAATATCTATAGTTTTGACCTGGGCCATGTCTGTACTGGTGATATTACCTATGGAAATCATTTTGCATCAACTCATCCTGACTCATATTTTACATTTTCCCGTATAGCTGCTCTTCCTGTCCATGATGGACGAATATCTCTTTTCAACCTTAGACTTAAAAAAATTATCCGAGGCAGGGAAGAGGTGCAGGAACTTACGGAAGGACAGGCTTATCTTGATGCACTGAAAATTCATTTTGGCATTGAACTTAATGTGCCTTATGAGGCACTGCCCCAGATTCAGATAAAAAATCCTGGACACAAAAGCTTATTATCTCGTTTTTAA
- a CDS encoding poly-gamma-glutamate hydrolase family protein produces the protein MTDKYKNFDELKQNEVENKDYKILYREVNSKFAIIAPHGGGIEPGTIDIADITAGCDYTFYGFKGLKKKQNKILHITSRAFDEPSGLKASQNAIITISIHGSKYKKEIVHIGGKNHDLKEKIMYSLKSSGFYSVISDIPGLKGIKPENICNQCRSKKGVQLEISRGLREKMFDNLDHRLLRNKTPVFYKFVNALRQALMFEKLHQNCLD, from the coding sequence TTGACAGACAAATATAAGAATTTTGACGAATTAAAACAAAATGAGGTTGAAAATAAAGATTACAAAATCTTATATCGTGAAGTTAATTCAAAATTTGCCATAATAGCACCCCATGGAGGAGGCATAGAACCTGGTACTATAGATATTGCAGATATAACAGCCGGATGTGATTATACTTTTTACGGGTTCAAAGGTTTAAAAAAAAAGCAAAATAAAATATTACACATAACCAGCAGGGCTTTTGATGAACCATCAGGATTAAAAGCTTCGCAAAATGCCATTATTACCATTTCAATTCACGGTTCTAAATATAAAAAAGAAATAGTTCATATTGGCGGAAAGAACCATGATTTAAAAGAAAAAATAATGTATTCTTTAAAATCATCAGGTTTTTACTCGGTTATCAGTGATATACCAGGGCTTAAAGGAATAAAACCTGAAAACATCTGCAACCAGTGCAGGAGCAAAAAAGGGGTGCAGCTTGAAATTTCAAGAGGGTTAAGGGAAAAAATGTTTGATAATTTAGACCACCGTTTATTAAGAAATAAAACACCAGTCTTTTATAAATTTGTAAATGCCTTGAGACAGGCTTTGATGTTTGAGAAATTACACCAAAATTGTTTGGATTAA
- a CDS encoding 3-isopropylmalate dehydratase small subunit: MQITGNIWKFGDDIDTDLIIPARYLNTSEPAELAKHCMEDADTSFAQKVGKDDIIVGGKNFGCGSSREHAPIAIKAAGVSCVIAKSFARIFYRNAFNMGLPILECPDTDLFKTGGKLSVNFDTGEIISIENNKTYSTKPIPPFMQELVKSGGLMKHIQNKVNKQK; encoded by the coding sequence ATGCAGATTACAGGAAACATATGGAAATTTGGCGATGATATTGACACAGACCTTATTATACCTGCCAGGTATTTAAATACAAGCGAGCCGGCAGAACTTGCGAAACACTGCATGGAAGATGCAGATACCTCATTTGCCCAAAAAGTCGGCAAAGACGATATTATTGTGGGCGGCAAAAATTTTGGATGCGGTTCTTCAAGGGAACATGCCCCTATTGCCATAAAAGCTGCCGGCGTATCATGTGTTATAGCTAAAAGCTTTGCCAGAATTTTTTACAGAAACGCCTTTAATATGGGGCTTCCTATTCTGGAGTGCCCTGATACGGATTTATTTAAAACAGGCGGTAAATTATCTGTTAATTTTGATACAGGTGAAATTATTTCCATTGAAAACAATAAAACCTATTCAACAAAACCCATACCTCCTTTTATGCAGGAACTGGTAAAAAGCGGTGGATTAATGAAACATATTCAAAACAAGGTAAACAAGCAGAAATAG
- a CDS encoding DUF4435 domain-containing protein, translated as MSLQGYLNENSVVNSIRLQLRHPSGAEKVWIIVEGETDQKLFSKLLNGDHAEIEVSYGGVNGLLKIVSVLLKETNRILDIRDADFLNLEKKIETNKNIFLTDFHDIEMMIISCDPPYNSVISEYLREEKHQSALRKKILKSIAFLGGIRWINQSENLELNFNKIGLGNFYNGQTASLDEDKCLSEILRRSPNKKRKVSAQDVKFKINGISDYLNLCNGHDFQKAFALCVSFTSKKGINDMEIGRAFRLAYRFDDFQKSNLYRHLKNWADNQSKLLFKHKV; from the coding sequence ATGAGCTTGCAGGGGTATCTTAATGAAAACAGTGTTGTTAATTCCATACGCCTTCAATTAAGACATCCTTCTGGAGCAGAGAAAGTGTGGATTATTGTTGAAGGTGAAACAGATCAGAAACTGTTTTCAAAGCTTCTCAATGGGGATCATGCAGAGATCGAAGTATCCTACGGAGGTGTAAATGGCTTATTAAAAATTGTATCGGTTTTATTAAAAGAAACAAATCGGATTCTCGACATAAGAGATGCTGATTTTCTTAATTTAGAAAAAAAAATTGAAACAAACAAAAATATTTTTCTCACTGATTTTCATGATATTGAGATGATGATTATTTCATGCGATCCTCCATATAATTCAGTAATATCAGAGTATTTAAGAGAAGAAAAGCATCAATCTGCTCTGCGTAAAAAAATTCTAAAATCAATTGCTTTTCTCGGGGGTATCAGATGGATAAACCAATCTGAAAATCTGGAATTGAATTTTAATAAGATTGGACTTGGAAATTTTTACAACGGACAAACTGCTTCACTTGATGAAGATAAATGTTTAAGTGAAATTTTAAGACGCTCTCCAAACAAAAAAAGGAAAGTTTCAGCACAAGATGTAAAATTTAAAATAAATGGGATTTCAGATTATTTAAATCTATGCAATGGGCATGATTTTCAGAAAGCATTTGCACTTTGTGTCAGTTTTACTTCCAAAAAAGGAATAAATGACATGGAAATCGGCAGAGCTTTCCGTTTGGCTTACAGATTCGATGATTTTCAGAAATCAAATCTATACAGGCATTTAAAAAACTGGGCAGACAATCAATCAAAGCTGCTTTTTAAACATAAAGTTTAA
- a CDS encoding AAA family ATPase, with amino-acid sequence MLKKIKIKGLFNKFSYDIELKKEGITILTGPNGYGKTTILKIIYAFAIKNMAFFFQLPFKEIALAQEKTEIRILKKENDAIEIHWENKKRTIQKKEALISKEIRRLLENSPYRQIDENRWHDRRSGILYTTENLIGQLIENDPEIQAGYYKKQIPEFIDVYLIKEQRLIRETISRRRAAAYYFDEDIRENFNNTIEEYAAELSKNIKETLANASKIGQELDSSFPRRLFDETTSVNEQEFNKRYDIIKEKQKSLSLYGLSATKEDSHTSFKPENAKALLVYLNDTEKKLSVFDDILKKLQLFSTILNQRNFVFKQLEISPDFGFRFKAEGEKELALIDLSSGEQQEVVLLYELLFKATPNTLVMIDEPEISLHVAWQKEVLNDLLKIIELQKITVITATHSPQIIGNYWDLVVDLEEISR; translated from the coding sequence ATGCTTAAAAAGATTAAGATTAAAGGACTTTTCAATAAGTTCAGCTATGACATTGAGCTGAAAAAAGAAGGTATCACTATTTTGACTGGTCCTAACGGATACGGAAAAACAACCATACTGAAAATTATCTATGCTTTTGCAATTAAAAATATGGCTTTTTTCTTTCAACTGCCGTTTAAAGAGATTGCACTTGCTCAGGAAAAAACTGAAATCAGAATATTAAAAAAAGAAAATGATGCAATTGAAATTCACTGGGAAAATAAAAAACGTACAATTCAAAAAAAAGAGGCGCTTATTTCTAAAGAAATTAGACGGCTACTTGAAAACTCACCATATAGACAGATAGATGAAAATCGCTGGCACGACAGAAGATCAGGCATTCTTTATACAACAGAGAATTTGATCGGTCAATTGATTGAAAATGACCCTGAAATTCAAGCCGGGTATTATAAAAAACAAATACCTGAATTTATTGATGTATATCTAATAAAAGAGCAGAGGCTGATTAGAGAAACAATCAGCAGAAGAAGAGCGGCTGCTTACTATTTTGATGAAGATATTAGAGAAAACTTTAATAACACAATTGAAGAGTATGCAGCAGAATTATCTAAAAATATTAAAGAAACCCTTGCAAATGCGTCTAAGATCGGGCAGGAACTTGACAGTAGTTTTCCAAGAAGATTATTTGACGAAACCACATCTGTAAATGAACAGGAATTCAATAAAAGATATGACATTATCAAGGAAAAACAAAAATCATTAAGCCTTTACGGGCTTTCTGCCACAAAAGAAGACAGCCACACTTCTTTTAAACCAGAAAATGCAAAAGCACTCCTTGTTTATCTTAATGATACTGAAAAAAAACTCTCTGTTTTTGACGATATATTGAAGAAACTCCAACTATTTTCAACCATTTTAAATCAAAGAAATTTTGTTTTTAAACAGCTTGAAATCTCCCCTGATTTCGGCTTCAGATTTAAAGCAGAAGGTGAAAAAGAACTTGCTTTAATTGATTTGTCATCAGGAGAACAGCAGGAAGTCGTGCTGCTGTATGAACTGCTTTTCAAAGCCACCCCTAATACACTTGTGATGATTGACGAGCCTGAAATATCTCTTCATGTTGCCTGGCAAAAGGAAGTATTAAATGATTTGTTAAAAATAATTGAACTGCAAAAAATCACGGTAATCACAGCCACACATTCACCTCAAATTATAGGAAATTACTGGGATTTGGTTGTTGATCTTGAGGAAATTTCAAGATGA
- the leuC gene encoding 3-isopropylmalate dehydratase large subunit: MGMTITEKILAAHSGKDHVEPGDLINARLDIALGNDITAPIAIKQFRESGAKKVFDKSRVVLVPDHFVPNKDIQSAMQAQILREFAKEQELTYFYDAGEMGIEHSLLPEKGLVLPGDLVIGADSHTCTYGGLGAFSTGVGSTDLGAAMVTGEVWLKVPESIKFIFKGNLNPWVQGKDLILYTIGQIGVDGALYKAMEFTGPVIDNLGMSERLTMANMAIEAGGKNGIICPDNITKDYVSTRAVRDFKIYQSDDNASYSQVIEYNVSNIEPQVAFPHLPENTRGISEVGEIVIDQSVIGSCTNGRIEDMRSAAAVLKGNKAAKGVRLIIIPSTPKVYRDAMEEGLFEIFMDAGAIISPPTCGPCLGGHMGILAKGERAVATTNRNFVGRMGHPESEVYLSNPAVAAASAILGKIGNPADI; the protein is encoded by the coding sequence ATGGGGATGACTATAACTGAAAAGATTCTGGCTGCTCATTCAGGCAAAGATCATGTAGAACCAGGGGACTTGATTAATGCAAGGTTAGACATTGCTTTGGGCAATGATATTACCGCACCTATTGCTATTAAACAATTTCGTGAAAGCGGAGCCAAAAAGGTTTTTGATAAATCAAGGGTAGTGCTTGTTCCTGACCACTTTGTTCCAAACAAAGATATTCAGTCTGCAATGCAGGCTCAGATATTAAGGGAATTTGCAAAAGAACAGGAACTTACATATTTTTATGATGCAGGAGAAATGGGGATAGAACACTCGCTTTTGCCTGAAAAAGGACTGGTGCTTCCTGGAGATTTAGTTATTGGAGCAGACAGCCATACCTGTACTTACGGAGGCCTCGGCGCATTTTCAACAGGTGTGGGCAGCACTGATCTTGGGGCTGCTATGGTAACAGGAGAAGTCTGGTTAAAGGTTCCTGAATCCATAAAATTTATTTTTAAAGGAAACCTCAATCCCTGGGTACAGGGAAAAGACCTGATTCTTTATACTATAGGACAGATTGGTGTTGATGGAGCATTGTATAAAGCAATGGAATTTACAGGCCCGGTAATTGACAATCTGGGGATGTCTGAAAGACTTACAATGGCAAACATGGCTATTGAAGCAGGAGGCAAAAACGGGATTATATGTCCTGATAATATTACGAAAGATTATGTTTCCACAAGGGCAGTAAGAGATTTCAAGATATATCAAAGTGATGATAATGCTTCATATTCCCAGGTAATTGAATATAATGTAAGCAATATCGAACCCCAGGTGGCATTCCCCCATCTTCCTGAAAATACCAGGGGAATCAGTGAGGTGGGAGAGATTGTAATTGACCAGTCAGTTATAGGTTCATGCACCAACGGCCGTATAGAAGACATGCGTTCAGCAGCAGCGGTATTAAAAGGAAACAAAGCTGCCAAAGGTGTGCGCCTGATAATCATTCCTTCAACTCCAAAGGTTTACAGGGATGCAATGGAAGAGGGACTGTTTGAGATTTTTATGGATGCCGGGGCAATCATAAGCCCTCCAACCTGCGGCCCATGCCTGGGCGGCCACATGGGAATACTGGCAAAAGGGGAAAGAGCAGTGGCAACAACCAATAGAAATTTTGTAGGCCGCATGGGACATCCTGAAAGTGAAGTTTATCTGTCAAATCCAGCAGTTGCAGCAGCATCGGCAATTCTGGGAAAGATAGGAAACCCCGCAGATATTTAA